The following coding sequences lie in one Pseudomonas syringae CC1557 genomic window:
- a CDS encoding DUF2177 family protein: MKKYLAAYFATLLAFLILDGLWLGVIMGPTYREWLGPLMLATPVLGPAVAFYLLYGAGVVIFGVMPAVREQRLGRATLYSGLLGLVAYGTYDLTNWATLQGWPAQLALVDLAWGTVVSALAGTAGYLAVRRFT, encoded by the coding sequence ATGAAAAAATATCTCGCGGCTTACTTCGCCACATTGCTGGCGTTTCTGATCCTTGATGGTCTCTGGCTGGGTGTGATCATGGGGCCGACCTACCGGGAATGGTTGGGGCCTCTGATGCTCGCCACACCGGTGTTGGGCCCCGCGGTAGCGTTCTACCTGCTCTATGGGGCAGGCGTAGTGATATTCGGCGTGATGCCTGCGGTTCGCGAGCAACGCCTGGGCAGGGCGACGCTCTACAGCGGCCTGCTGGGGCTGGTCGCCTACGGTACTTATGATTTGACCAACTGGGCCACACTTCAGGGCTGGCCTGCGCAGCTGGCGCTGGTGGACCTGGCCTGGGGCACAGTGGTATCGGCGTTGGCGGGGACGGCGGGGTATCTGGCGGTGCGACGCTTTACGTGA
- a CDS encoding nucleoside deaminase, translated as MDAFMQAAIDEAQLGLDEGGIPIGSVIVHDGKIIGRGHNRRVQEGSPTRHGEMDALENAGRQPASVYRDAVLYTTLSPCAMCSGAILLYGIRKVIVGENQSFMGEEALLRSRGVHIEVLDNEACRHMMQGFITSKPELWNEDIGE; from the coding sequence ATGGACGCATTCATGCAAGCTGCAATTGATGAAGCACAACTCGGGCTTGATGAGGGTGGAATTCCTATCGGCTCGGTCATCGTGCATGACGGCAAGATCATTGGTCGCGGCCACAATCGCCGTGTTCAGGAAGGCAGTCCGACCCGGCATGGCGAGATGGACGCGCTGGAAAATGCCGGTCGCCAACCGGCCAGCGTCTATCGTGATGCGGTGCTCTACACAACGCTGTCACCCTGCGCCATGTGCAGCGGCGCGATCCTGCTCTACGGCATCCGCAAAGTCATCGTGGGCGAGAACCAGTCGTTCATGGGCGAAGAAGCGCTGCTGCGTTCCCGTGGCGTGCACATCGAAGTTCTAGATAACGAGGCGTGCCGGCATATGATGCAAGGCTTCATCACCAGTAAGCCTGAACTGTGGAACGAAGATATCGGTGAGTAA
- a CDS encoding DsbA family oxidoreductase encodes MSTVAPLKIDVWSDYVCPFCYLQLSVLEQLGQTYGERLEFNWHAFELRPDPLTALDPNADYLRETWSRSVLPMADRRQIVMKMPTVQPRSRKVLEAAAFAREMGSFDAFHKEAFKAFFEKGLDVGEVHTLLGLANTTGLDQHALERALASSDYEAQVLADQQLAQTLGLRAVPVVLLRRGNESLEQARVFSGTLPLERLSREIDALADWA; translated from the coding sequence ATGAGCACTGTTGCCCCTTTGAAAATCGATGTCTGGAGCGACTATGTCTGCCCATTCTGCTACTTGCAGTTATCCGTTCTGGAGCAGCTCGGCCAGACTTACGGCGAGCGGCTCGAATTCAATTGGCACGCGTTTGAATTGCGCCCCGATCCGCTGACCGCCCTCGATCCAAATGCCGATTACCTGCGCGAGACCTGGTCACGCTCGGTATTACCGATGGCTGACCGACGTCAGATCGTGATGAAGATGCCGACCGTCCAGCCACGCAGCCGCAAGGTGCTGGAGGCTGCAGCATTCGCCAGAGAGATGGGCAGCTTCGATGCGTTTCACAAGGAAGCCTTCAAGGCGTTTTTCGAGAAAGGCCTGGATGTAGGCGAGGTACATACGCTGCTGGGACTGGCCAACACCACAGGCCTGGATCAACACGCACTTGAGCGTGCGCTTGCTTCCAGTGACTACGAAGCCCAAGTGCTCGCAGATCAGCAACTGGCACAGACGCTGGGGCTAAGGGCCGTGCCGGTCGTGCTGCTGCGACGCGGCAACGAGTCGCTGGAACAGGCCAGGGTGTTCAGCGGCACGTTGCCGTTAGAACGCCTGAGCCGGGAAATCGACGCGCTTGCCGACTGGGCCTGA
- the def gene encoding peptide deformylase, whose product MIRTILKMGDERLLRIAPPVPTEMFGSSELNTLIADMFETMHSVGGVGLAAPQIGIDLQLVIFGFERNERYPEAEAVPQTILLNPLITPLSPELEEGWEGCLSVPGLRGMVDRYQSIRYEGFDPQGNPVERIAHGFHARVVQHECDHLIGRLYPSRITDFSKFGFMDVMFPDMDPNADE is encoded by the coding sequence ATGATCCGTACCATTCTGAAGATGGGTGATGAGCGCTTGCTGCGCATCGCTCCTCCAGTGCCCACGGAAATGTTCGGCAGCAGCGAACTGAATACGCTGATTGCCGACATGTTTGAAACCATGCACAGCGTCGGTGGCGTGGGGCTGGCGGCACCGCAGATAGGTATCGACCTGCAACTGGTCATCTTTGGTTTCGAGCGTAACGAGCGTTATCCCGAAGCCGAAGCGGTTCCGCAGACAATCCTGCTCAATCCGCTGATTACGCCGTTGAGTCCCGAGCTTGAAGAGGGTTGGGAAGGTTGCCTCTCGGTGCCCGGCCTGCGTGGCATGGTCGACCGTTATCAGAGCATTCGCTACGAAGGTTTCGACCCGCAAGGCAACCCTGTCGAGCGCATCGCCCATGGCTTTCATGCACGGGTTGTCCAGCATGAGTGCGATCACCTGATCGGCCGTCTGTACCCGTCGCGGATCACCGATTTCAGCAAGTTCGGCTTCATGGATGTCATGTTTCCGGATATGGACCCCAACGCTGACGAATGA
- a CDS encoding CvfB family protein — MALIGRYNSLQIVKHTHFGLYLDGTQDGEILLPNRYIPKDVPTEDEDWLNVFIYLDSEDKLIATTEKPKVQVGEFASLKVVEVNSIGVFLDWGLPKDLLLPYSEEKRTLQAGEYCVVHVYLDKHTRRITATARLDRYLDKTPANYSVGQEVDLLVAEATDMGFKAIINNKHWGLIHKNEVFKFMRAGKQEKGFIKEIRADGNISLSLQPVGAEAASSLNSKILSKLRDNNGTLPVNDKSDPQVISGLFGVSKGNFKKAIGALYKQGLIVIHADRIDLV, encoded by the coding sequence ATGGCTTTAATCGGGCGCTACAACAGCTTGCAAATCGTCAAGCACACTCACTTCGGTCTGTATCTGGACGGTACGCAGGACGGCGAAATTCTTCTGCCCAATCGCTACATCCCCAAGGATGTTCCGACCGAAGATGAAGACTGGCTCAACGTCTTTATCTATCTGGACAGCGAAGACAAGCTGATCGCCACCACCGAAAAACCCAAGGTTCAGGTCGGCGAGTTCGCCAGCCTCAAGGTGGTCGAAGTCAACAGCATCGGGGTGTTCCTCGACTGGGGGCTGCCCAAGGATCTGCTGCTGCCGTACTCCGAAGAGAAGCGCACCTTGCAAGCTGGCGAGTATTGCGTGGTGCATGTCTATCTCGACAAGCACACGCGCCGCATCACGGCTACTGCGCGCCTTGACCGTTATCTGGACAAAACCCCGGCCAACTACAGCGTCGGGCAGGAAGTTGATCTGCTGGTGGCGGAAGCGACCGACATGGGCTTCAAGGCCATTATCAACAACAAGCACTGGGGCCTGATTCACAAGAACGAAGTGTTCAAGTTCATGCGTGCCGGCAAGCAGGAAAAAGGCTTCATCAAGGAAATCCGTGCCGATGGCAATATCAGCCTGAGCCTGCAACCGGTCGGTGCGGAAGCCGCCAGCAGCCTGAATTCGAAGATTCTCTCCAAACTACGTGACAACAACGGCACGCTGCCGGTCAACGACAAGAGCGATCCGCAGGTGATCAGCGGTCTGTTCGGCGTCAGCAAAGGCAACTTCAAAAAGGCCATTGGTGCGTTGTACAAACAAGGGCTGATCGTGATTCACGCCGACCGCATCGATCTGGTCTGA
- a CDS encoding DUF6279 family lipoprotein produces MPSLFKGFITLLMTVSLLAGCNQVGLAYRNLDVIIPWTLSDYLDMNSQQKGWLDTRLKEHLSWHCSTQLPSYLAWLDKLEAMVKNDQVTYEGLEARTREAKEAISTISREITPSAVELLSRFDDKQVQEMQESFAKDQRKRENKYLDQPLERQIAERADRMEKRLTPWIGKLNQAQKDRIQTWSASLGEQNKAWIENRTRWQNLFLATVQQRQSSDFPQRIAALLQDRETFWTPEYRKAYDQTEKAAISLIVDVTAMSTPEQRTRLLNRIADMRKDFTELDCLKSQQ; encoded by the coding sequence ATGCCGTCTCTTTTCAAAGGTTTCATTACCCTGTTGATGACCGTCTCACTGCTTGCCGGATGCAATCAGGTGGGCTTGGCGTATCGTAACCTCGACGTGATCATTCCATGGACGCTCAGCGACTATCTGGACATGAATTCGCAACAGAAGGGCTGGCTGGATACTCGCCTCAAAGAGCATTTGAGCTGGCATTGCAGTACCCAGCTGCCGAGCTATCTGGCCTGGCTGGACAAGCTGGAGGCCATGGTCAAGAACGATCAGGTGACCTACGAGGGACTTGAGGCCCGCACCCGTGAGGCCAAAGAGGCGATCTCGACGATTTCCCGGGAGATCACGCCGTCTGCCGTCGAACTGCTATCGCGCTTTGACGACAAGCAGGTGCAGGAGATGCAGGAGTCGTTTGCCAAGGATCAGCGCAAGCGCGAGAACAAATACCTCGACCAGCCGCTGGAGCGCCAGATTGCCGAGCGCGCCGACCGCATGGAAAAACGCCTGACGCCGTGGATAGGCAAGCTGAATCAGGCGCAAAAGGATCGCATCCAGACCTGGTCCGCTTCGCTCGGCGAGCAGAACAAGGCCTGGATAGAAAACCGCACACGCTGGCAGAACCTGTTTCTCGCCACCGTGCAGCAGCGTCAGTCCAGCGACTTTCCGCAGCGTATTGCCGCCTTGTTACAAGACCGCGAAACGTTCTGGACGCCGGAATACCGCAAGGCCTACGACCAGACCGAGAAGGCGGCGATCTCACTGATCGTCGACGTCACTGCCATGAGCACCCCGGAACAACGCACCCGCTTGCTGAACCGGATTGCTGATATGCGCAAGGACTTCACTGAACTGGACTGCCTGAAGTCGCAACAGTAA
- a CDS encoding YihY/virulence factor BrkB family protein, which translates to MIFPHLRNLHVGKVLVRTVNEFLDDEMSTYASALAYQMLFSLFPFLLFLIALIGFLHLPDFFSWLRLQSEFLLPPQALEQVNPVIDQLQQSKGGLLSIGIVIALWTASAGVRLMMSAMNAAYDVVEGRPIWKRLPLSILYTVGIAGMLLAAAAFMVLGPQVMNWIAAQIGMEDFIVTLWTILRWPAIILLLMIAVALIYYVMPDVKQEFRFITPGSVLAVVVWIVASLAFGFYVKTFADYNAMYGSIGAIIVLLLYFYISAAVLLLGAEMNAVIEHMSAEGKEAGEKEPGDGLGDEQNDAGAKQHVSGLGRDHSVPLPKADEA; encoded by the coding sequence ATGATTTTCCCCCATTTGCGTAATTTGCACGTCGGTAAAGTGTTGGTGCGCACCGTCAACGAGTTTCTCGACGACGAGATGTCGACCTATGCCTCGGCACTGGCTTACCAGATGCTGTTTTCATTATTCCCGTTTCTACTGTTTCTGATCGCATTGATTGGCTTTCTGCATTTGCCGGATTTTTTCTCGTGGCTGCGGCTGCAATCCGAGTTCCTGTTGCCACCCCAGGCGCTTGAGCAGGTCAACCCGGTCATCGATCAGTTGCAGCAATCGAAAGGGGGGCTGCTGTCGATCGGTATCGTGATTGCGCTATGGACGGCTTCGGCCGGTGTGCGCCTGATGATGAGCGCCATGAACGCCGCGTACGATGTGGTGGAAGGTCGGCCGATCTGGAAGCGTCTGCCACTGTCGATTCTGTATACCGTCGGTATCGCCGGCATGTTGCTGGCTGCAGCGGCTTTCATGGTCCTCGGGCCGCAGGTCATGAACTGGATCGCCGCGCAGATTGGTATGGAAGACTTTATCGTCACGCTGTGGACCATCCTCCGCTGGCCGGCAATCATCCTGCTGCTGATGATCGCAGTGGCGCTGATCTACTACGTGATGCCTGACGTCAAACAGGAGTTTCGCTTCATCACGCCGGGTTCGGTGCTGGCGGTAGTGGTGTGGATCGTCGCTTCGCTGGCGTTCGGTTTCTACGTCAAGACCTTCGCGGATTACAACGCGATGTACGGCAGTATCGGCGCGATCATCGTGTTGCTGCTGTATTTCTATATTTCGGCTGCCGTGTTGTTGCTGGGGGCGGAAATGAATGCGGTGATCGAGCACATGTCTGCTGAAGGCAAGGAAGCAGGCGAGAAAGAACCAGGCGATGGCCTCGGGGATGAACAGAACGACGCAGGTGCCAAACAGCATGTTTCCGGTCTGGGACGCGATCATTCCGTGCCGCTGCCAAAGGCAGATGAAGCTTGA
- a CDS encoding ABC transporter substrate-binding protein — protein MKSITRLLGCSLLALGLLGQSVSAADKASPIRFGALTWESGSLITEVLRTLVEKGYGYPTDTLPGSTVSLETALAKNDIQVIAEEWTGRSPVWIKAESEGKVFGVGDIVKGATEGWWVPEYVIKGDAAKGIKPLAPDLKSVADLARYKDVFKDPESPDKGRFLNSPSGWTSEIVNTQKLKAYGLNDSFVNFRTGSGAALDAEIASAIRRGKPVLFYYWSPTPLLGSYKLIKLEEPPFDAEAWKTLTDASNPAPRGSASLAANLSIGVSAEFKKQYPDLMSFFEKVDLPIDLLNKTLGEMSAGHQDPKAVAQAFLKQHPDVWKAWLPADVATKVSAGL, from the coding sequence ATGAAATCCATAACACGACTGCTGGGCTGTTCGCTCCTGGCGCTGGGGCTGCTTGGTCAGTCAGTATCGGCGGCTGACAAAGCCTCACCGATCCGCTTTGGCGCACTGACCTGGGAAAGTGGCAGCCTGATCACCGAAGTGCTGCGTACCCTCGTCGAGAAAGGCTACGGCTACCCGACTGATACCTTGCCCGGCAGCACCGTGAGCCTGGAAACCGCATTGGCGAAGAATGATATTCAAGTGATTGCCGAGGAGTGGACGGGGCGCAGTCCGGTGTGGATCAAGGCCGAGTCCGAGGGCAAGGTATTCGGTGTGGGCGACATCGTCAAAGGCGCAACCGAGGGTTGGTGGGTGCCTGAATACGTGATCAAGGGCGATGCCGCCAAAGGCATCAAGCCACTGGCGCCTGATCTGAAGTCGGTTGCTGATCTGGCGCGCTACAAGGACGTGTTCAAAGACCCCGAATCACCGGACAAGGGCCGATTCCTCAATAGCCCGAGTGGCTGGACCTCGGAGATCGTCAACACCCAAAAGCTCAAGGCTTACGGTCTCAACGACAGTTTCGTCAACTTCCGCACCGGCTCGGGCGCCGCACTGGACGCGGAGATCGCATCAGCTATCCGTCGCGGTAAGCCAGTGCTCTTCTACTACTGGTCACCCACGCCGTTACTGGGTAGTTACAAGCTGATCAAACTGGAAGAACCGCCTTTTGATGCAGAGGCCTGGAAAACCCTGACCGACGCCAGCAATCCCGCTCCACGTGGCAGTGCCTCGCTGGCTGCCAATCTGTCTATCGGTGTGTCTGCCGAGTTCAAGAAGCAGTACCCGGACCTGATGAGCTTCTTCGAAAAGGTTGATCTGCCGATTGATCTGCTGAACAAGACACTGGGCGAAATGAGCGCCGGGCATCAAGATCCCAAAGCCGTGGCCCAGGCATTTCTCAAACAGCATCCTGATGTCTGGAAAGCCTGGCTGCCTGCCGATGTCGCGACCAAGGTCAGCGCCGGCCTGTGA
- a CDS encoding PAS domain-containing sensor histidine kinase, with translation MPVEQVSLPLTEELYEHAACGLLVTLPNGTIERANLTFCRWLGLKREAVLGHRFQDLLNVAGKVFLQTHWAPMLQTRGSIAEVKVELIHADGHPVPMMLNAVRREYPSGFLHEVAVFLAEERSKYERELLAAHKLAEELLQHQMTVQTELTSARNRLRLAHAEAEIRAIFAEQMIGIVSHDLRNPLAAIKMAVGLLERTQLESRQERILGHINHSTDRADRMIVDLLDFTHARVGSGITVVLQPIDLHTVIARGVEELRQMFPERVLIHRSEGEGACVADPDRLLQMLGNLVSNAVAYGAQDSDIIIISSFDTYVIRLSVHNFGEPIPMEKVDELYEPVVRVVSDSDETRTVGLGLFIVREIVRAHLGEVTVRSSAEEGTTFTATFPRPAA, from the coding sequence ATGCCGGTTGAACAGGTAAGCCTGCCATTGACGGAAGAGCTGTACGAGCACGCGGCCTGCGGGCTGCTGGTGACGCTGCCCAATGGCACTATCGAGCGTGCCAATCTGACCTTTTGCCGCTGGCTGGGCCTCAAGCGCGAGGCTGTACTGGGCCACCGCTTTCAGGACTTGCTGAACGTGGCAGGCAAAGTATTTCTGCAGACCCACTGGGCGCCGATGCTGCAGACTCGGGGTTCGATTGCCGAAGTCAAAGTCGAGTTGATCCACGCCGACGGTCATCCCGTACCGATGATGCTCAACGCTGTACGTCGCGAATATCCGTCAGGCTTTCTCCATGAGGTCGCAGTGTTTCTCGCCGAAGAGCGCAGCAAGTACGAGCGCGAACTGCTCGCGGCGCACAAGCTGGCCGAAGAGCTGCTGCAACATCAGATGACCGTTCAGACAGAGCTCACCTCGGCACGCAACCGTCTACGTCTGGCGCATGCCGAGGCGGAAATCCGGGCAATTTTTGCCGAACAGATGATCGGCATTGTCAGCCACGATCTGCGCAACCCACTGGCCGCGATAAAAATGGCAGTCGGTTTGCTGGAGCGGACACAACTGGAATCGCGGCAGGAGCGGATCCTCGGTCACATCAACCATTCCACCGATCGTGCCGATCGCATGATCGTGGACCTGCTGGACTTTACTCATGCCCGCGTTGGCAGCGGCATTACTGTCGTCCTTCAGCCAATAGACCTGCACACGGTCATCGCCCGTGGCGTCGAAGAGCTTCGCCAAATGTTCCCCGAGCGCGTCTTGATCCATCGCAGTGAAGGCGAGGGGGCATGCGTCGCTGATCCGGATCGATTGCTGCAGATGCTTGGCAATCTGGTGAGCAATGCCGTCGCCTATGGTGCTCAGGACAGCGACATCATCATCATCTCGTCATTCGACACCTATGTGATCAGGCTTTCTGTGCATAACTTTGGTGAGCCCATACCGATGGAGAAAGTTGATGAACTGTATGAGCCTGTGGTGCGGGTAGTCAGCGACAGCGACGAAACCCGTACCGTCGGGCTAGGCCTGTTCATCGTTCGCGAAATCGTTCGGGCGCACCTGGGCGAGGTGACGGTGCGCTCTTCGGCAGAAGAGGGCACGACGTTCACGGCGACTTTCCCGCGTCCTGCAGCCTGA
- a CDS encoding alpha/beta fold hydrolase, whose translation MSVLQRNNVKITGDGPATLIFAHGFGCDQHMWRFMAPHFAERFKVVLFDLVGSGHSDVSAWYPHKYASLKGYATDLLEVVNEFAGSGPVIHVGHSVSCMIAVLAELQSPGRFAGHIMVGPSPHYLNDGDYVGGFTRADVDSLLETLESNYLGWSSTMAPTLMGASDRPELGEELASSLCRTNAEIAKQFARVTFLSDHRADVEKLKSKTLILQSSDDLVVPVQVGEYLHRVIPGSTLHMIDNVGHYPHMSAPEECIAAMNLFLDAHESVEHAG comes from the coding sequence ATGTCGGTCCTACAGCGCAACAATGTCAAAATCACGGGCGACGGACCGGCTACCCTGATTTTTGCCCATGGTTTTGGCTGCGATCAGCATATGTGGCGGTTCATGGCGCCGCACTTTGCGGAGCGCTTCAAAGTTGTCCTGTTCGACCTGGTGGGTAGCGGACATTCCGACGTTTCGGCCTGGTATCCGCATAAGTACGCTTCACTCAAAGGCTATGCGACAGACTTGCTTGAAGTAGTGAACGAGTTTGCCGGGAGCGGGCCGGTCATACATGTCGGGCATTCGGTCAGTTGCATGATTGCCGTGCTTGCGGAGCTTCAATCGCCTGGTCGGTTCGCCGGTCATATCATGGTCGGCCCTTCACCTCACTATCTCAATGACGGGGATTACGTGGGTGGCTTTACCCGTGCCGACGTCGACTCGCTGCTGGAAACCCTCGAAAGCAATTACCTGGGCTGGTCCAGCACCATGGCGCCCACACTGATGGGTGCCTCGGACCGGCCGGAGCTGGGCGAGGAACTTGCCAGCAGTCTGTGCCGCACCAACGCCGAGATCGCCAAACAATTCGCCCGCGTGACATTTCTGTCTGATCACCGCGCCGATGTTGAAAAGCTGAAGAGCAAAACCTTGATTCTGCAAAGCAGTGATGATCTGGTGGTGCCTGTTCAAGTGGGCGAGTACTTGCATCGAGTCATTCCGGGCAGCACGCTGCACATGATCGATAACGTAGGGCACTATCCGCACATGAGCGCGCCGGAAGAATGTATCGCAGCCATGAACCTGTTTCTGGATGCTCACGAGAGTGTCGAACATGCCGGTTGA
- a CDS encoding TorF family putative porin — MLSHRLRVLSFSALIFCQTVSAQVMERDLGQFDLKLATTPTRSMAQGLVTPSGSSDSFHGGLDLTHASGFYFGQWTPNMGLNSDNGMELDSYMGFKKPFDNTLGYELGMIRYSYPDTDQIDSHEFYAGLRMLNSRVGAAFSNDVGSRDSTVFVDLGAIEQLGVGVRMQYANHQFDIPQASTDGSLISGFNDWSLNLSRPWLGIDMNLIYSGSSLSGGDCSVYSGHNARCEGTFTLKAVRAFF, encoded by the coding sequence ATGCTCAGCCATCGCTTACGGGTGCTGTCTTTCAGCGCACTGATTTTCTGTCAAACCGTTTCTGCCCAGGTCATGGAGCGGGATTTGGGTCAATTCGACCTGAAACTTGCCACGACGCCCACGCGCAGCATGGCGCAGGGGCTGGTAACGCCTAGCGGCAGCTCGGACTCGTTCCATGGCGGGCTGGACCTGACCCACGCAAGCGGCTTTTACTTCGGCCAGTGGACGCCCAACATGGGTTTGAACTCCGACAACGGTATGGAGCTTGACTCGTACATGGGCTTCAAAAAGCCCTTCGACAACACCCTGGGCTACGAGCTGGGCATGATCCGCTACAGCTACCCGGACACCGATCAGATCGACAGCCACGAGTTTTACGCCGGACTGCGCATGCTCAACAGCCGCGTCGGCGCAGCCTTCAGCAACGACGTTGGCAGCCGCGACAGCACTGTATTTGTGGACTTGGGGGCTATCGAGCAATTGGGCGTTGGCGTGCGCATGCAGTACGCCAATCATCAATTCGACATTCCGCAGGCGTCTACCGATGGCAGCCTGATCAGCGGTTTCAATGACTGGTCACTGAATCTCTCACGCCCCTGGCTGGGCATCGACATGAACCTTATCTACAGCGGCTCCAGCCTGAGTGGCGGCGATTGCAGTGTTTACAGTGGTCACAACGCGCGATGCGAAGGCACCTTCACGCTGAAAGCCGTGCGTGCATTCTTCTGA
- a CDS encoding CsbD family protein, with product MSSTSDKVKGMANEAVGNVKQAVGKATDNTKLQGEGKVQELKGEGQQAKGEVKDAIKKGVDKV from the coding sequence ATGAGCAGCACCAGCGATAAAGTCAAAGGCATGGCCAACGAAGCAGTTGGTAACGTCAAGCAGGCCGTTGGCAAGGCTACCGACAACACCAAATTGCAAGGTGAAGGCAAGGTGCAAGAGCTGAAGGGCGAAGGCCAGCAGGCAAAAGGCGAAGTAAAGGACGCTATCAAGAAGGGCGTCGACAAGGTCTAA
- a CDS encoding DEAD/DEAH box helicase: MFSEFALHERLLKAVAELKFVEPTPVQSAAIPLALQGRDLRVTAQTGSGKTAAFVLPILNRLIGPAKVRVDIRAVILLPTRELAQQTLKEVERFSQFTFVKAGLVTGGEDFKAQAAMLRKVPDILIGTPGRLLEQLNAGNLDLKHVEVLVLDEADRMLDMGFSEDVERLAGECAGREQTMLFSATTGGAGLREMIGKVLRDPQHLQVNNVSELASGTRHQIITADHNVHKEQVLNWLLSNETYQKAIIFTNTKAMADRLYGRLVALEYKAFVLHGDKDQKDRKAAIDRLKQGGAKIMVATDVAARGLDVEGLDMVINFDMPRSGDDYVHRVGRTGRAGSDGLAISLICHGDWNLMSSIERYLKQSFERRVIKEVKGTYGGPKKVKASGKAVGVKKKKTDVKGDKKKVAAKGPTKRKTANRPKSDLVSQDGMAPLKKRSTPAPAAE, translated from the coding sequence GTGTTTTCCGAATTCGCCCTGCACGAACGCCTGCTTAAAGCTGTGGCCGAGCTTAAATTTGTCGAGCCTACGCCTGTGCAGTCGGCCGCCATCCCGTTGGCTTTGCAAGGGCGCGACCTGCGGGTGACTGCGCAAACCGGTAGCGGCAAGACTGCGGCATTTGTACTGCCGATCCTCAACCGCCTGATCGGTCCTGCCAAGGTTCGCGTCGATATCCGCGCGGTGATCCTGCTGCCGACCCGCGAGCTGGCGCAACAGACCCTCAAGGAAGTCGAGCGGTTCTCCCAGTTCACGTTCGTCAAGGCCGGTCTGGTGACTGGCGGCGAAGACTTCAAGGCTCAGGCGGCCATGCTGCGCAAGGTGCCGGATATCCTCATCGGTACGCCGGGTCGTCTGCTGGAACAGCTCAACGCGGGCAATCTGGACCTCAAGCACGTTGAAGTGCTGGTACTGGACGAAGCCGACCGCATGCTGGACATGGGCTTCTCCGAAGACGTCGAGCGTCTGGCGGGCGAGTGCGCCGGGCGTGAGCAGACCATGCTGTTCTCCGCGACCACCGGCGGTGCCGGTCTGCGTGAAATGATCGGCAAGGTGCTCAGGGACCCACAGCATCTGCAAGTCAACAACGTCAGCGAACTGGCTTCCGGCACACGCCACCAGATCATCACTGCCGACCACAACGTTCATAAAGAGCAGGTCCTGAACTGGCTGCTGTCGAACGAGACTTACCAGAAAGCCATTATCTTCACCAACACCAAGGCGATGGCTGATCGTCTGTACGGTCGTCTGGTGGCGCTGGAATACAAGGCGTTCGTGCTGCATGGCGACAAGGATCAGAAGGACCGCAAGGCGGCCATTGATCGTCTGAAGCAGGGCGGCGCGAAGATCATGGTCGCCACCGATGTGGCGGCACGCGGTCTTGATGTCGAAGGCCTGGATATGGTGATCAACTTCGACATGCCACGCAGCGGCGACGACTATGTTCACCGCGTCGGCCGGACCGGTCGTGCAGGCAGTGACGGTCTGGCGATCTCGCTGATCTGCCACGGTGACTGGAACCTGATGTCGAGCATCGAGCGCTACCTCAAGCAGAGCTTCGAGCGCCGCGTCATCAAGGAAGTCAAAGGCACTTACGGCGGCCCTAAAAAGGTCAAGGCGTCAGGCAAGGCGGTCGGCGTCAAGAAGAAAAAGACCGACGTGAAGGGTGACAAGAAAAAAGTCGCCGCCAAAGGTCCGACCAAGCGCAAGACAGCCAACCGTCCCAAGTCTGACCTGGTCAGCCAGGACGGCATGGCACCGCTGAAAAAACGCAGCACCCCGGCACCCGCCGCTGAGTGA
- a CDS encoding GNAT family N-acetyltransferase yields the protein MPEITFCTLPDESRPLLGKFYREHQSSMRATSKGEVWVARQQDIIGALSLTPVADGYWLTALFVAPSMRGKHVAHDLISAATRPLKGPVWLFCHPDLRVFYQRAGFEVAQRLPQTLGERFMRYSRSKPLIALCREA from the coding sequence ATGCCCGAAATCACCTTCTGCACGCTGCCTGACGAGAGCCGCCCCTTGCTGGGCAAGTTCTATCGCGAGCATCAGTCATCAATGCGCGCAACCAGCAAGGGCGAGGTGTGGGTGGCCAGACAGCAGGACATCATCGGTGCGCTAAGCCTGACCCCAGTCGCCGACGGCTATTGGCTGACCGCCCTGTTCGTGGCGCCCTCGATGCGCGGCAAGCACGTGGCGCATGACCTTATCAGTGCTGCGACCCGTCCGCTCAAAGGTCCTGTGTGGCTGTTCTGCCATCCTGATCTGCGGGTCTTTTATCAACGTGCGGGGTTTGAAGTTGCCCAGCGTCTGCCGCAGACACTGGGCGAGCGTTTCATGCGCTACAGCCGCAGCAAGCCGTTGATTGCGTTGTGTCGAGAAGCGTAG